The Sander vitreus isolate 19-12246 chromosome 10, sanVit1, whole genome shotgun sequence genome contains the following window.
gagcTGCAAGAGGCTAAAGCCCAGCAGCTAactctctgtgggtttgtcactatgaGTGAACCCTTTAACATGAAGTTTTTTACTTACATACAGTCTTGTGATTTATTGTTAATAtccacatttgtttgtttgtgtttgtttttgtcattggtTTCATACTTACAGCAGCATGGGTGTCAGTAGATATGGTGGCAGGGAGATCACCCCTTGGACGACCTGTCAGACACCCACAAAACAAAGCAGCTGAGAGGAAGTTTTgaaagtgttgtttttcagaaaattgctaaacatgcaaaaacaatacatttatcaAAAGAACCAATCCGGGAAGATATTAGGTTACATAAGGTGTTTCCTGTTTTCTAAGGAACAGTCATTTGGTAATAAAATTGagttcatttatatttttgggCTGCCATGCTGAGTGTGAATACAGGCCACAACTTGAACTAATGATCCACAGCATCCTGTTCTGCCTGATGTACCATAGTAATATACAATGGAGACAGTGAGAATACAACATAATAATACTAAAATAAACAGAATTAAGAAACACAACACCTGCTTCTCCAGTGGTGATGGTGAGGACATTGCTAGCTCTACTGGTGCCCAGACTGTTCTTAGCAAACATACGGATGTTGTATGTGGAGGGATTTATCTCTATAATCGTGGCCTCTGTCTGATTGGGGCTAAAGTCAACAACTGTCTTTCTGTAATCCCACGAGGCtgtggagaaaaagaaagagaaacaagaTTTTACATAATATCACCAAATGCCAGAGGGATTGACAATGGGAATTTAACTTTCACAGTTGAATTACAGTGAAGTGGCAAATATTTAATTTCTCATACCATTAAGGGCTTTACACTCCAGGTAATAGCCAGTGATGGGGCTGTCACCTTCAAACCCAGGAGTCCATAAAAGGGAAATTGTATTGTCTTTGACCTCTTTTAACTCAACCACTGGGGGATCCGGGGGCACTAGGAGACATTTAGCaaataaacagattttttttcacataactCAGTTTTATTTAATATGTTTCTTCTGCAGAAAGACAGATTGTGATGATCATGTCCTGCACAGACAAATAAGACGCCTCACTCTGTGTTGCAATCTCCACCTTTGTCTACTCCTAGGTAAGACATGAGAATGATTTGCATTTTGATGTAATATACCCTGCCAAATAACAACAGCTCTACTGTGAATAATGGATCTACATATATGGGACACTATAACAGCACTCACATGATCTAACTGGGATGCATTCAAATAAAGTTCATTTGTATGTAATGTCCAAAATAAATATGATGTACAGTAACCTGAATTCAGTGTTAGTGAAAAAAACCTGAAACACATGAAGTACCTGATGTGACACTTGTGGTGCTTTCTCCCCAAACTGTGGCAGCAGTAACAGTCTCAATTGTTGAGGTTGTGTGAACTTGGGACAGAGTAAAGAAAATCACTTTCCAGTCATAATCAATTCATTCATTTCTATAGTTGTCAAGATGCTAATAAATAACCCCAATAACACATACCTGAAGTGAAACTTGTAGTGTCTTGTATCCACATTGTGGCAGCAGTGGAAGTAGACGTAATAGTGGATGCTGTTGAAGTTGTGTGAACTTGAAACAGAATAcaattaaaactttgtaaaTTACTTAATATTAAACtgccttaataataataattatattcatgtttttagtCATATTTTGATATCCTCTAATGTTTCCCATGTTACCCTCATCCAGAGTGGAGCAGAGAGGTGCAGTCGAGGACGGTCCTATTCCTGCGTTTGTTTTGGCCTGTATAATCACGCCGTATCTGGTAGAAGGTTTCAGGTTGCTCAGGATGACGCTCTCTAATTCTCGTGTGGCTGTCACACTTACGTGCTGCCACCTTTTGAACTGTCTGCCTGCAGGGTCGGACTCTTTGTAGCTAATGCTGTAACTCCGAAGAACCCCGTTTCTTTGATCGAGCCTCGGCGGCTggtcaagagaaaaaaaaatcttagagcagtaaaatatttaacactctttttctttttagatatATCATTTAGGATCAACTGTGTCCAATCAAAGCCTGGGCAAAGAGTGTGCCATGTAAAGTAGCTGTAGCttttttcaaatataatttttttttttttttttgagaatcTTTTTGAATGTGTCTGCAAATAAAGTTTCACAACTGTGACTTTACCTTCCAAGTGACTTTGATACTGTGAGAAGTGAGGGCCTCCAGCTGCATATCCAGGGGAGGACCCTCTGGTGCTGCAGggaagacacattttaaagaggCCATCCATGATCCAtcgactttttttattttagttctgCATaattctaattatatctgaaaGCCTGAATAATAGACCCTACCTGCTTCTTTCGTTGTGACTGTCAGAACATTGCTGGCCTCGCTCATGCCCACACTGTTGATAGCAAACATGCGAAGGTTGTAGGTTTTGGCTGGACGCAAATCCACCAAAGTCAGCTGAGTCAGTTCAGGATTTGAGACTTCAGTTGTCACTGCAGTATCCCAGGATGCTATGCAACAGGGATGCATACATAAGGTCCATACTGCATACTCCAaaattactgtatattgtaatAGATATAATTGGCTGCCAAATGTCTACATTTTATGGGGATAGTTTTCTTGTGCTcaccctgtttgttttttagatcAATCCTGTAGGCTGTAATGGGCCTGCCGCCATCAAACACAGGAGTCCAGCGAACAGTGACAGTTCTTTCCTTCACCTCTGTCGTCTCCACCTTCAGGACATTAGGGCGcactaaaatgaaataaaacatagttaaatgtgaaatagtgttaaaacaattagtcgattaatctatAGACCGATAAAAAacgtacagaaaaaaaaaataatttcatttgcTAAACGTGCTTGTTCCAGCTTATCCTCATCGCTTGGGTCTATGGGAAGTTACGAGGGACATTTTTCCAACAAGCAGGGAGTCACCAGGAAATTCCACTAACTCATTTTGTCACAAATAGTAATGTTTTGTCTCCCCCTTAGAGATTATGTCTCCGTATGGATCTCACCTGCAACTACCGTCAGAGTCAGCTGATGTTTGTGATCATTGAACCAGCCTGGTATTTCCACACGGCAGCCATACGTCCCGGAGTCGCCCTCCTCAACCTGCCTGATGGTCAGCGACACGTCACCCTCACCAAAATTACCCCTGAGCAGGTAACGCTCCGACAGTCTGCTGATCACTGATGTACCATCTGACTTGATCACCTCATTGGCACAGCCACTGTTGGGGATGGCTCCTCTACCCCAGCATGCAGAAAGCTTGCCGTAGTACTTAGCATCATAGTTGCATATCAAAGTCACATCCTCTCCCACAGTGGCTATGATGCTTTCTGCAGTCACACAACCTGAAAAGGCAGAAAGTCCCTTTGGCAACAAGGAATATTTGGCAGGGTATATTAAATCAAAATGCAAATCATTCTCACGTCTTACCTAGGAGTAGACAAAAGAGGAGATTGCAACACAGGGCGATGTGTCTTCtgcctaaaaaaaacattttagtcttgtGTCAGAAGCAATCCAAGGATTTAGTCCACCTGCTGAGCGACACTGAACCAAACCAGTGTGGTTTCAGCTTTGAAATCCTTCCAAATCACATGATGCTGTCCTTGATATGCTCACACAAACAACTTTTGCTAGCAGAAGAGGAATGTAGAAAAGAGCTGTTTCCTTTTCTGTGGTTTTGGTTCCTTATCCTAGAAGTGACACActgtttaattttgatgattagacagagacagaatcaAGGTTATCAATACACCATCCTCGCTTCTGTTGTTTGTTCTCATTCCTTGTAGTGATAGGGACAGAAGGACATTGAGacgttttaaacatttgaacagCTTTGCATCTACAGAAATCCTGTAGTAAAATTTGctactttttaatcaaagtacACACTGGAAACTAATTTGTTAAAGGTGTTCAAAATAGCTCAGAGTCTCTGTAGCCAACTTCATGTGAGCAGGAACACAAAATGGTTGTAGATAACCTTTTTCATTTCCAAAAACGTTAACTCATATTGTCCTGAAATATAACACTGATGGAAATAGAAAGTCTGGTTTACTCAAGGGCCATGGACTTCTGTATGCTTCTTAGACTGCTGAGTAAACACTGGGGTCTGCTGGATGTTTAGTAACCCAGCACAGAACTTCCTCTTTGATCACTCCCACAAACAAGTGGTTGTACAACTAAACattacaatattaaaaatacaaagcTCTATTCTTTTAATTATTGTAATTATGTGTAGGATTCAAAGCAGGTTAACTTTAATATTCACAGAATTACTTAACAGATTTAGTAATATTTTGTTCTTTCCATCTGTCTATCTAATCTCATCCCATCCATCTAACACCAACTCTATTGCACATGTGCTAACTATTTCTACGTCGTCTGTGCACAGTTACTGGTATAATTAAGTACAGTGTATGGTCAATGTTAGGGAAATATTATAGTCATGGCAATTAGACAAGGGTTAgcctatggttaaggttaggtaactaaaacacttggttaaggttagggaaaggttgtggttatGGTAAAAGGGgttaaacaaaacatacagtatatgctggATTCAAAAAGGATGAAATGGCATGCTGCCCTGCAACCATCCACACACACTAAATAAAAGGCACTATACGTCCTGTGTTGGTACGGAATGTTTGGCACTGGATGTGAATTACACTCTGCAAAATCATCCAGTATGAACTGTACTCTTAAAATAGACGAAAGAACACTTTTAATGTGTAAAATGAATCTGAATGGTACACGAGTCACAAACTATAATCCATTCCGTACTTATGGAAAGTAAAGATGAGGATTATGATTAtggtgaaaaagaaaataactgcCAACCTGTCATGTTCCACTTCCAGAAAGGCTTTGAATTTTTCCTGCAATGAAAATAAACCTTATCTTGACGTACTGGGTAAATTATATTTGGCACATAGTTTAGTAATATTTAGTTCTTTCCATCTGTCTATCTAATCTCATCCCATCCATCTAACACCAACTCTATTGCACATGTGCACTCGGGTACACACATagaaataaaagagaaagtCACATACAACCGCAACAACAAGATGCAGACTTACCGCAGTTTAGATGATTTCACATCAGTCATGAAATTCCTGTAAACATTGTGACAGCCCCATTGTTCTCAAAGACCCAGAAAAGATGTCTTCCGCCTTGATTTGTTGTATTTCGCTTGCAATGCTACActaactgaaaaaaagacacaaccAAAACAGGAATAAAACAAGTATTTAAAGTGACTCTTAAATAAAACAGAACTGCAGCAGAAACAGAGGAAGAGCAACTTTCTTGTACTGAAATGTGAGAACATGGGGTGAAATTCTCAGGTCTCACAGTTAATTCTTCAAAACAAGCTCAAAATGGAAAAGACAATTAATGTCTGTTTTGGATgattgaattaaaaaatatttaacaaaaaaatataatcataaAGATGTGTTGAAAGTGTGATATTGAACATATAGTGTGTATGACTACAGCACTTCCATCATTCTTACAGAAAAATACACCAATGAACTGAGTGCACACTGTGTTCAGAGTGGAGTCTTCTCcattattttgataataatGTGCTAAATCCAGTAGGTGGCATTGTGTCCACAAGTATAAACCATCCACAAGCTGTTTCATGCTGTGAGATTAAATCTTCCATTGacgaaaaaaatgaaaaatggaaagaaaaacaagaaaagggaATTTGTTAATCCGCAGgatatttttgcattttctgaGACTCGCATGCCCTTTGTGAGAATAGTGGGACTGCTGAGAATTTGGTTCCTTTTTTAATATTGATTGACAGATGGGAGTTCAATAGGTTTCCCTCTAAATACCCCTTAACTGGAAGAGAtacggatcagggaccccctactacaaaTTGTTTAAAATTAGTTGCATATAAAACtgtgctattaaaataataattattggcatgattttataaatcatgttttagagTTAAACATACATATGGCACAGTGAATCAtttgggatgaactgtatctgtggatggctatcttagtgattaccttacctataggccagtacaCCTATcattatatttgctaataatatgttggattcatgttaagacatttaacattttcaaaaaaaacctTTCAAAACATTAagaatttggtggccccccctgATCTCTGCtctaaggcaaggcagctttatctgtatagcacatttcagcaacagggcaattcaaagtgctttacatgaaaacagattaaaaaattaaaaacagaaaaaatacgagaaaaaaaaaaaaaacagtgcagtataagaaattaaacattgaagagcagttaaaacagttaaatatataaaagcagataaaataactttcctggactctgtgatccattttttggaaaggcaaagctttttgaccaatacgacagatatctcaagcagtccggtccatattttctaaccatctcacccactatgggtccagatgcgtcgcacggctttgaggtttcattatccatatttacagaagcttttcttgagtatactcttatctttttcgatgtggtcgtcaccgcaaagcttagttcttttcttcggcaaaccttgtaaaacccggtaccgccctgcagacaaaaatcttttaatagccaagaacgtattcttaaactattttatttcttctgcagtctgtctctaaatagtcaagaactcgctcagagtgttgatagactattttt
Protein-coding sequences here:
- the LOC144524488 gene encoding uncharacterized protein LOC144524488, producing MTDVKSSKLRKNSKPFWKWNMTGRRHIALCCNLLFCLLLGCVTAESIIATVGEDVTLICNYDAKYYGKLSACWGRGAIPNSGCANEVIKSDGTSVISRLSERYLLRGNFGEGDVSLTIRQVEEGDSGTYGCRVEIPGWFNDHKHQLTLTVVAVRPNVLKVETTEVKERTVTVRWTPVFDGGRPITAYRIDLKNKQASWDTAVTTEVSNPELTQLTLVDLRPAKTYNLRMFAINSVGMSEASNVLTVTTKEAAPEGPPLDMQLEALTSHSIKVTWKPPRLDQRNGVLRSYSISYKESDPAGRQFKRWQHVSVTATRELESVILSNLKPSTRYGVIIQAKTNAGIGPSSTAPLCSTLDEVHTTSTASTITSTSTAATMWIQDTTSFTSVHTTSTIETVTAATVWGESTTSVTSVPPDPPVVELKEVKDNTISLLWTPGFEGDSPITGYYLECKALNASWDYRKTVVDFSPNQTEATIIEINPSTYNIRMFAKNSLGTSRASNVLTITTGEAGRPRGDLPATISTDTHAAASIEESQSGHLAAIVVPVVLVVLVVAMVTTWQLRRIKQKKGSLNIWLTNGALRYRGSESLQEL